One segment of Kitasatospora viridis DNA contains the following:
- a CDS encoding ArsR/SmtB family transcription factor — protein MLDVAVIEEPAAAEASLDPIRARILAALAEPGSATMLAGRLGLPRQKINYHLKELERHHLVELIEERRKGNVTERVYRATAASYVISPAVLAGVSPDPARSPDQLSARWLLALGSRLVQEVGALLTGASRARQRVATFGIDAQVRFASAADRTAFAEDLAQAVAGLVSRYHDESATGGRTHRVVVGLHQVPAARPVAGTDPDPRPAIGTGAGTAAGTGAGTGAGTAAGEETPR, from the coding sequence GTGCTGGACGTCGCCGTGATCGAAGAACCCGCCGCGGCCGAGGCCTCCCTGGACCCCATCCGGGCCCGGATCCTCGCCGCCCTGGCCGAACCCGGTTCGGCCACCATGCTGGCCGGCCGCCTCGGGCTGCCCCGGCAGAAGATCAACTACCACTTGAAGGAACTGGAGCGCCACCACCTGGTCGAACTGATCGAGGAGCGCCGCAAGGGCAACGTCACCGAACGCGTGTACCGCGCCACGGCGGCCTCCTACGTGATCTCGCCCGCCGTGCTGGCCGGGGTCAGCCCCGACCCCGCCCGCTCGCCCGACCAGCTGTCCGCCCGCTGGCTGCTGGCCCTCGGGTCGCGGCTGGTGCAGGAGGTGGGGGCGCTGCTCACCGGCGCCTCCCGGGCCCGGCAGCGGGTCGCCACCTTCGGGATCGACGCGCAGGTGCGGTTCGCCTCCGCCGCCGACCGGACCGCGTTCGCCGAGGACCTCGCCCAGGCCGTCGCGGGCCTGGTCAGCCGCTACCACGACGAGTCCGCCACCGGCGGCCGCACCCACCGGGTGGTGGTCGGACTCCACCAGGTCCCGGCGGCCCGGCCGGTGGCGGGCACCGACCCCGACCCGCGACCCGCCATCGGAACCGGCGCCGGAACCGCCGCAGGAACCGGTGCCGGAACGGGCGCCGGAACCGCCGCAGGAGAGGAGACCCCCCGATGA
- a CDS encoding SRPBCC family protein: MTHPFEIELDITLPADPDQVWEAIATGPGLDSWFMGRNELDPHEGGVAAMETGGHRAEAVITAYQPGKRLATRTATGEDGRFMAFEYLIEGREGSATVLRVVHSGLLGDDWQDEYDALRRGWPFHLHTLREYLAHFPGRTAAPVFAFAPPAPGRTPQQAGELLARALGLPSPVTVGARTRAEPAGLPPLDGEVTWADPERFEVRSADGLHTFHHGAGPVLMFHHLFNPRTDGAEAAWQAWLTRLLA; this comes from the coding sequence ATGACCCACCCGTTCGAGATCGAGCTGGACATCACCCTGCCCGCCGACCCGGACCAGGTCTGGGAGGCGATCGCCACCGGCCCGGGCCTCGACTCCTGGTTCATGGGCCGCAACGAACTCGACCCGCACGAGGGCGGGGTGGCCGCCATGGAGACCGGCGGCCACCGGGCCGAGGCGGTGATCACCGCCTACCAGCCCGGAAAGCGCCTGGCCACCCGCACCGCCACCGGCGAGGACGGCCGTTTCATGGCCTTCGAGTACCTGATCGAGGGACGCGAAGGCTCCGCCACCGTGCTCCGCGTCGTGCACAGCGGCCTGCTCGGCGACGACTGGCAGGACGAGTACGACGCGCTGCGCCGCGGCTGGCCCTTCCACCTCCACACGCTGCGCGAGTACCTCGCCCACTTCCCGGGCCGCACCGCCGCCCCGGTCTTCGCCTTCGCTCCACCCGCCCCCGGCCGGACGCCGCAGCAGGCGGGGGAGCTGCTCGCCCGGGCCCTCGGCCTGCCGTCACCGGTCACCGTGGGCGCGCGGACCCGCGCCGAGCCGGCCGGCCTGCCGCCGCTGGACGGCGAGGTGACCTGGGCGGACCCGGAGCGCTTCGAAGTCCGCTCCGCCGACGGCCTCCACACCTTCCACCACGGCGCCGGCCCGGTCCTGATGTTCCATCACCTGTTCAATCCGCGGACGGACGGGGCCGAGGCCGCCTGGCAGGCCTGGCTCACCAGGCTGCTCGCCTGA
- a CDS encoding dihydrofolate reductase family protein: MRTLISTAFISLDGVVEAPGGESGYRNAGWTFKDVEFLPEAFEIKGREQEEAAAMLLGRVSYQAFSPVWPDMPEFARYKELPKYVVSTTLTDADLVAGWGETTILSSLDQVAALKETEGGPIIVHGSAALNQALSDAGLIDRYHLLVFPLLLGAGKRLFSSTDKDTQKLKLVEHEAYANGLQKQVFDVVR, translated from the coding sequence ATGCGCACCCTGATCAGCACCGCTTTCATCTCGCTCGACGGCGTCGTCGAGGCCCCCGGCGGCGAGAGCGGATACCGCAACGCCGGCTGGACCTTCAAGGACGTCGAGTTCCTCCCCGAGGCGTTCGAGATCAAGGGGCGGGAGCAGGAGGAGGCCGCCGCCATGCTGCTGGGCCGGGTCAGCTACCAGGCCTTCAGCCCGGTCTGGCCCGACATGCCCGAGTTCGCCCGCTACAAGGAGCTGCCCAAGTACGTCGTCTCCACCACCCTCACCGACGCCGACCTGGTGGCCGGCTGGGGCGAGACCACCATCCTGAGCTCGCTCGACCAGGTCGCCGCCCTGAAGGAGACCGAGGGCGGCCCGATCATCGTGCACGGCAGCGCCGCCCTCAATCAGGCCCTGTCCGACGCCGGCCTGATCGACCGCTACCACCTGCTGGTCTTCCCGCTGCTGCTCGGCGCCGGCAAGCGCCTGTTCAGCAGCACCGACAAGGACACCCAGAAGCTGAAGCTGGTCGAGCACGAGGCCTACGCCAACGGCCTGCAGAAGCAGGTCTTCGACGTGGTCCGCTGA
- a CDS encoding SAM-dependent methyltransferase, which translates to MESVDLRTDLPHSARMYDFWLGGKTNFPPDRALGEAFEQAIPSIKVMARENRKFLGRAVRAMVVDGGIRQFLDIGTGIPTEGNTHEVAQAAAPDSRVVYVDNDPIVLAHARALMDATGSGRTAYIHADLLEPEKILTDPVLTGTLDLTRPVGLTLVAVLMLLADADDPWARARVLMDALPPGSQVAITHPGVDFDPVAMAAVVEAAGKGRMTLVPRTREEVARFFGDWELVEPGVVPVMAWRPDGPAPADPTAAYYWSGVARKR; encoded by the coding sequence GTGGAGTCGGTGGACCTGAGGACGGACCTTCCGCACTCGGCGCGGATGTACGACTTCTGGCTCGGCGGGAAGACCAACTTCCCGCCGGACCGGGCCCTGGGCGAGGCCTTCGAGCAGGCGATACCCAGCATCAAGGTGATGGCCCGGGAGAACCGGAAGTTCCTCGGCCGGGCCGTGCGCGCGATGGTGGTGGACGGCGGGATCCGCCAGTTCCTCGACATCGGCACCGGCATCCCCACCGAGGGCAACACCCACGAGGTCGCCCAGGCCGCGGCACCGGACAGCCGGGTCGTCTACGTCGACAACGACCCGATCGTGCTCGCCCACGCCCGCGCGCTGATGGACGCCACCGGCTCCGGCCGCACCGCCTACATCCACGCCGACCTGCTGGAGCCGGAGAAGATCCTCACCGACCCCGTGCTGACCGGCACCCTCGACCTGACCCGGCCGGTCGGCCTGACCCTGGTCGCCGTGCTGATGCTGCTCGCCGACGCGGACGACCCGTGGGCCCGCGCCCGGGTGCTGATGGACGCCCTGCCCCCGGGCAGCCAGGTGGCGATCACCCACCCGGGCGTCGACTTCGACCCGGTCGCGATGGCCGCCGTGGTCGAGGCCGCCGGCAAGGGGCGGATGACCCTGGTGCCGCGCACCCGCGAGGAGGTGGCCCGGTTCTTCGGCGACTGGGAGCTGGTCGAGCCGGGCGTGGTGCCCGTGATGGCCTGGCGCCCCGACGGCCCGGCGCCGGCCGACCCCACCGCCGCGTACTACTGGTCCGGCGTCGCCCGCAAGCGCTGA
- a CDS encoding enoyl-[acyl-carrier-protein] reductase FabV yields the protein MSKQRIAPKQRGYLILNSHPAGCAAAVEQLWESIEPAPAGGRAPVVLVLGSSAGYGLSILLAGLRRHGVRGVGVAFEAPETERRTASAGWYRTAAAARLIEEAGGDVTFLNADAFAHRTRAEVLDLLADRYGPVDHLVYSLASPRRTDPDTGAVHHSVIKPLARPYSSPSLVFEDGEPRVGAVELSPADEPERAATVQVMGGADWRLWVEALAGRGLLATGFSTVALSYVGSEITAPVYRQGTIGAAKEHLERTARELDATLLAEHGGRARTVVAGAAVTQASTAIPSIALYTSLLRNVLGADGWRSTADQAVDLWDRLTGAAPLGLDEQGRIRLDDWELEESVQDRVRELWADPGAALAAGPAGPAWFHGQFRELYGWDVAGVDYAAEQETSVAWPGAEVAGRAGG from the coding sequence ATGAGCAAGCAGCGGATCGCGCCGAAGCAGCGCGGCTACCTGATCCTCAACTCGCACCCGGCCGGCTGCGCGGCGGCCGTCGAGCAGCTGTGGGAGTCGATCGAGCCGGCTCCGGCCGGGGGCCGGGCGCCGGTCGTGCTGGTCCTCGGGTCCAGCGCGGGCTACGGGCTGTCGATCCTGCTGGCCGGTCTTCGCCGGCACGGCGTCCGGGGCGTCGGCGTGGCGTTCGAGGCACCCGAGACCGAGCGCCGCACCGCCTCCGCGGGCTGGTACCGGACCGCCGCGGCCGCCCGGCTGATCGAGGAGGCCGGCGGCGATGTCACCTTCCTGAACGCGGACGCCTTCGCGCACCGGACCCGCGCCGAGGTGCTGGACCTGCTGGCCGACCGCTACGGCCCGGTCGACCACCTCGTCTACTCGCTGGCCTCGCCCCGGCGCACCGACCCGGACACCGGCGCCGTCCACCACTCGGTGATCAAGCCGCTCGCCCGGCCGTACAGTTCGCCGTCGCTGGTCTTCGAGGACGGTGAGCCGCGGGTCGGCGCCGTGGAGCTGTCCCCCGCCGACGAGCCGGAGCGGGCGGCCACCGTGCAGGTGATGGGCGGTGCGGACTGGCGGCTGTGGGTCGAGGCGCTGGCCGGACGCGGGCTGCTCGCCACGGGGTTCAGCACGGTCGCGCTGTCGTACGTCGGCTCCGAAATCACCGCGCCGGTGTACCGGCAGGGCACCATCGGCGCGGCGAAGGAGCACCTGGAGCGGACCGCGCGCGAGCTCGACGCGACCCTGCTGGCCGAGCACGGCGGCCGGGCCCGCACGGTGGTGGCGGGCGCCGCCGTGACCCAGGCCTCCACCGCCATCCCGTCGATCGCGCTCTACACCTCGCTGCTGCGCAACGTGCTGGGCGCGGACGGCTGGCGCAGCACGGCGGACCAGGCGGTGGACCTGTGGGACCGGCTGACCGGCGCCGCGCCGCTCGGCCTGGACGAGCAGGGCCGGATCCGCCTGGACGACTGGGAGCTGGAGGAGTCCGTGCAGGACCGGGTGCGCGAGCTGTGGGCCGACCCGGGCGCCGCGCTGGCCGCCGGTCCGGCCGGACCGGCCTGGTTCCACGGCCAGTTCCGCGAGTTGTACGGTTGGGACGTCGCCGGCGTGGACTACGCGGCCGAGCAGGAGACCAGCGTCGCCTGGCCCGGGGCCGAGGTCGCCGGCCGGGCCGGCGGCTGA
- a CDS encoding acetate uptake transporter, with product MATQQSTPPSPAVVIADPAPLGLAGFAMTTFVLSCFNANLLDAKLGAVVLPLALMYGGLAQLLAGMWEFRKGNTFGATAFSSFGAFWLAYYLLIKDVVPSIATDPDLHKALGLFLLAWAVFTAYMTVAALRVSGAVLAVFVSLTITFALLSAGQFGPSDSVTKVGGWLGLVTAVLAWYASFAGVTAYTFKRQVLPTWPAR from the coding sequence ATGGCAACACAACAGTCAACCCCGCCGTCCCCCGCCGTCGTTATCGCCGATCCGGCGCCGCTCGGCCTGGCCGGCTTCGCCATGACCACCTTCGTGCTCAGCTGCTTCAACGCCAACCTGCTGGACGCCAAGCTGGGCGCGGTGGTGCTGCCACTCGCGCTGATGTACGGCGGTCTGGCGCAGTTGCTCGCCGGCATGTGGGAGTTCCGCAAGGGCAACACCTTCGGCGCCACCGCGTTCAGCTCCTTCGGCGCCTTCTGGCTCGCCTACTACCTCCTGATCAAGGACGTGGTGCCCTCCATCGCCACCGACCCGGACCTGCACAAGGCACTCGGGCTCTTCCTGCTCGCCTGGGCCGTCTTCACCGCCTACATGACCGTCGCGGCGCTGCGGGTGAGCGGCGCGGTGCTCGCCGTCTTCGTCTCCCTGACCATCACCTTCGCGCTGCTCTCGGCCGGCCAGTTCGGGCCGAGCGACAGCGTGACCAAGGTGGGCGGCTGGCTCGGCCTGGTCACGGCCGTGCTCGCCTGGTACGCGTCCTTCGCCGGCGTCACCGCCTACACCTTCAAGCGCCAGGTGCTGCCCACCTGGCCGGCCCGCTAG
- a CDS encoding MOSC domain-containing protein, translating to MEIELLCRYPVKSLLGEELSQVEVTERGLAGDRALALLDHATGKVASAKYPSRWRELLQLSAATGPDGRVGITGPRGLRLRAADPVGTSRELSRLLGREVALITEPPADGELDRAVPEEVLASGVAAEVPYTVSRFGRGAPAGTFFDFAPVHLITTATLKRTGADWRRYRPNLVIATGGAEGYLENDWMDRELLIGPELRLRIVALTPRCAVPTLAHGELPRDTEALRVVNRENRVVPLPEAAAMPCAGAYARVVRPGRIAPGDAVRFG from the coding sequence ATGGAGATCGAACTGCTCTGCCGTTACCCCGTGAAGTCGCTGCTGGGCGAGGAGTTGTCGCAGGTCGAGGTGACGGAGCGCGGGCTGGCCGGGGACCGCGCGCTGGCCCTGCTGGACCACGCGACGGGCAAGGTCGCGAGCGCCAAGTACCCCAGCCGCTGGCGGGAGTTGCTCCAGCTGTCGGCGGCCACCGGTCCGGACGGCCGGGTCGGGATCACCGGCCCGCGGGGGCTGCGGCTGCGGGCCGCCGACCCGGTCGGCACCTCGCGCGAGCTGTCCCGGCTGCTCGGGCGCGAGGTGGCGCTGATCACCGAGCCGCCGGCCGACGGCGAGCTCGACCGGGCCGTGCCCGAGGAGGTGCTCGCCTCCGGCGTGGCGGCCGAAGTCCCGTACACCGTCTCCCGGTTCGGCCGGGGCGCGCCCGCCGGGACGTTCTTCGACTTCGCCCCCGTCCACCTGATCACCACGGCCACCCTCAAGCGGACGGGAGCGGACTGGCGGCGCTACCGGCCCAACCTGGTGATCGCCACCGGCGGCGCCGAGGGCTACCTGGAGAACGACTGGATGGACCGCGAGCTGCTGATCGGCCCCGAGCTGCGGCTGCGCATCGTCGCGCTGACCCCGCGGTGCGCCGTCCCGACCCTGGCGCACGGCGAACTGCCGCGCGACACGGAGGCGTTGCGAGTGGTCAACCGGGAGAACCGGGTCGTCCCGCTGCCGGAGGCGGCCGCCATGCCGTGCGCCGGCGCGTACGCCCGCGTGGTGCGGCCGGGCCGGATCGCGCCGGGGGACGCGGTCAGGTTCGGCTGA
- a CDS encoding aldo/keto reductase, protein MDYRTLGTSGLLVSVVGLGCNNFGARLDAEQTLAVVNAALDAGVTLFDTADMYGGGGGSETLLGQALKGRRDEVVLATKFGHQHADLGYGPAAGAKGGRAYVRRAVEESLRRLQTDHIDLYQLHTPDPRTPIAETLAALSELVREGKVRYVGHSNFAGWQLAEAAHVARETGAVPFVSAQNEWSLLERGAEREVVPAALHYGLGVLPYFPLANGMLTGKVRRVTGVPAGSRLALRPERVTEAGLDTVERLAAWGEAHGRSVLEIGVGALAARPGCASVIAGASNPEQVRANAAAGQWVPTPEELAGIDAALEAPGSP, encoded by the coding sequence ATGGACTACCGGACGCTCGGCACCAGTGGACTGCTCGTCTCCGTGGTCGGCCTGGGCTGCAACAACTTCGGCGCCCGCCTCGACGCGGAGCAGACCCTCGCGGTGGTGAACGCGGCCCTGGACGCCGGGGTGACGCTCTTCGACACCGCCGACATGTACGGCGGCGGGGGCGGCTCCGAGACGCTGCTCGGCCAGGCGTTGAAGGGGCGGCGCGACGAGGTCGTGCTGGCGACCAAGTTCGGCCACCAGCACGCGGACCTGGGCTACGGTCCGGCCGCCGGGGCGAAGGGCGGCCGGGCGTACGTGCGGCGCGCGGTCGAGGAGTCGCTGCGGCGGCTGCAGACCGACCACATCGACCTCTACCAGCTGCACACCCCCGACCCGCGCACCCCGATCGCCGAGACCCTCGCCGCGCTCAGCGAGCTGGTGCGCGAGGGCAAGGTGCGCTACGTCGGGCACTCCAACTTCGCCGGCTGGCAGCTCGCCGAGGCCGCGCACGTGGCCCGGGAGACCGGGGCCGTCCCGTTCGTCTCGGCGCAGAACGAGTGGTCGCTGCTGGAACGCGGCGCGGAGCGCGAGGTGGTGCCCGCGGCGCTGCACTACGGCCTCGGCGTGCTGCCGTACTTCCCGCTCGCCAACGGCATGCTGACCGGCAAGGTGCGCCGCGTCACGGGTGTGCCGGCGGGCTCGCGCCTGGCCTTGCGGCCCGAGCGGGTGACCGAGGCCGGGCTCGACACGGTCGAACGCCTCGCGGCCTGGGGCGAGGCGCACGGCCGGAGCGTCCTGGAGATCGGCGTGGGCGCGCTCGCCGCGCGGCCCGGCTGCGCCTCGGTCATCGCCGGGGCGAGCAACCCCGAGCAGGTGCGCGCCAACGCCGCCGCCGGGCAGTGGGTGCCGACGCCCGAGGAGCTGGCCGGGATCGACGCGGCGCTCGAAGCCCCCGGCTCCCCGTGA
- a CDS encoding MMPL family transporter — MSVLARWCHRHRVVTVLLWLGLLVGLGVVSGKVGTAYSNSLSLPSTESSQAMDLLKSSLPAAAGDQDTVVWHTTDGTPVTDPAVKDRMAGALDAIAHSPGIASVSSPYGPHGAAQISADGRTAYAQVVFDQDAMHVSTSEADQVVKLADQARTPALDVQAGGSAIGKTEQHMGGTSELVGIMAALAILLLIFRSAWAAVLPVVTGAAGVGAGVLGIGMLSHAVSLADTAPTLASLVGLGVGIDYALFVVNRHRKGLMAGLSVEESVVRALNTSGRAVVFAGATVVVALLGMLVLGIGFLNGMAIGAALTVAFTVLAATTLLPALLGLLKLRVLSRRQRRQLAAGVTQDHNDSGAFGRWAKKVEARPLSKALIALLVLVTVSLPVLSLRLGSSDAGNNPKTSTTRQAYDLMAQGFGPGSNGPLLLVAETSGPQDQQALDHLVTELKTTPGVARVAELPAKPGQQVTAVSVVPTTSPQSAQTSDLITHLRHDVIPQAEHGTGLKVLVGGATATSADFADVLTGKLPLFVAIIVGLGCLLMMIAFRSLLVPLLGAVMNLLTMGVAFGAIIAVFQWGWGSEALGAGAAGPVEAFAPTMIIAILFGLSMDYQVFLISRMHEEWHRTGDNRRSVRVGHGETGLVITAAAVIMGSVFASFVFGGQRMIAEFGVGLAVAVLADVLLVRLVLVPALMHKFGRANWWLPRWLDRVLPHVSVEGEPDPEPARAPELTVVGPR, encoded by the coding sequence ATGTCCGTCCTTGCCCGCTGGTGCCACCGGCACCGGGTTGTGACCGTGTTGCTCTGGCTCGGCTTGCTGGTGGGCCTCGGCGTGGTGTCCGGCAAGGTCGGCACCGCCTACAGCAACAGCCTCTCGCTGCCCTCGACCGAGTCGAGCCAGGCGATGGACCTGCTGAAGTCGAGCCTGCCCGCGGCCGCCGGCGACCAGGACACCGTCGTCTGGCACACCACCGACGGCACCCCGGTGACCGACCCGGCGGTCAAGGACCGGATGGCCGGCGCGTTGGACGCGATCGCGCACAGCCCCGGCATCGCCTCCGTCTCCAGCCCGTACGGCCCGCACGGCGCCGCGCAGATCAGCGCTGACGGCCGCACCGCCTACGCGCAGGTGGTCTTCGACCAGGACGCGATGCACGTCTCCACCAGCGAGGCCGACCAGGTGGTCAAGCTCGCCGACCAGGCCCGCACCCCGGCGCTGGACGTGCAGGCGGGCGGCTCGGCGATCGGCAAGACCGAGCAGCACATGGGCGGCACCAGCGAGCTGGTCGGCATCATGGCCGCGCTCGCCATCCTGCTGCTGATCTTCCGCTCGGCCTGGGCCGCCGTGCTGCCGGTGGTCACCGGCGCGGCCGGGGTCGGGGCCGGCGTGCTCGGCATCGGCATGCTCAGCCACGCCGTCTCGCTCGCCGACACCGCGCCGACGCTGGCCTCGCTGGTCGGCCTCGGCGTCGGCATCGACTACGCGCTCTTCGTGGTCAACCGGCACCGCAAGGGCCTGATGGCCGGCCTGAGCGTCGAGGAGTCGGTGGTCCGGGCGCTGAACACCTCCGGGCGCGCCGTGGTCTTCGCCGGCGCCACCGTGGTGGTCGCGCTGCTCGGCATGCTGGTGCTCGGCATCGGCTTCCTGAACGGCATGGCGATCGGCGCCGCGCTCACCGTCGCCTTCACCGTGCTGGCCGCCACCACCCTGCTGCCCGCGCTGCTCGGCCTGCTGAAGCTGCGGGTGCTGAGCCGCCGTCAGCGCCGCCAGCTGGCCGCCGGGGTGACGCAGGACCACAACGACAGCGGCGCCTTCGGCCGCTGGGCGAAGAAGGTCGAGGCCCGGCCGCTGAGCAAGGCCCTGATCGCGCTCCTGGTACTGGTCACCGTCTCGCTGCCGGTGCTCTCGCTGCGCCTCGGCAGCTCCGACGCGGGCAACAACCCGAAGACCAGCACCACCCGGCAGGCCTACGACCTGATGGCCCAGGGCTTCGGCCCCGGCTCCAACGGGCCGCTGCTGCTGGTCGCCGAGACCAGCGGGCCGCAGGACCAGCAGGCGCTGGACCACCTGGTCACCGAGCTGAAGACGACGCCGGGCGTGGCCCGGGTGGCGGAGCTGCCGGCCAAGCCCGGCCAGCAGGTCACCGCCGTCAGCGTGGTGCCGACCACCTCGCCGCAGTCCGCGCAGACCTCGGACCTGATCACCCACCTGCGCCACGACGTGATCCCGCAGGCCGAGCACGGCACCGGCCTGAAGGTGCTGGTCGGCGGCGCGACCGCGACCTCGGCCGACTTCGCCGACGTGCTCACCGGCAAGCTGCCGCTGTTCGTCGCCATCATCGTCGGCCTCGGCTGCCTGCTGATGATGATCGCCTTCCGCAGCCTGCTGGTACCGCTGCTCGGCGCCGTGATGAACCTGCTCACCATGGGCGTGGCGTTCGGCGCGATCATCGCGGTCTTCCAGTGGGGTTGGGGATCGGAGGCGCTCGGCGCCGGCGCGGCCGGACCGGTGGAGGCCTTCGCCCCCACCATGATCATCGCGATCCTGTTCGGCCTCTCGATGGACTACCAGGTCTTCCTGATCAGCCGGATGCACGAGGAGTGGCACCGCACCGGCGACAACCGCCGCTCCGTCCGGGTCGGCCACGGCGAGACCGGACTGGTGATCACCGCCGCCGCCGTGATCATGGGCTCGGTGTTCGCCAGCTTCGTCTTCGGCGGCCAGCGCATGATCGCCGAGTTCGGCGTCGGCCTCGCCGTGGCGGTGCTCGCCGACGTGCTGCTGGTGCGCCTGGTGCTGGTCCCGGCGCTGATGCACAAGTTCGGCCGGGCCAACTGGTGGCTGCCGCGCTGGCTCGACCGGGTCCTGCCGCACGTGTCCGTCGAGGGCGAACCCGACCCGGAGCCGGCCCGCGCGCCCGAGCTCACGGTGGTCGGTCCGCGCTGA
- a CDS encoding sensor histidine kinase, whose product MIERYRDWQRMRPALADVIATLICLAIGVPIALTTAYQQHKRVSVTMAVLLLSCLPLLVRSRWPIPVAAATVLACELSFALTPAVASTPISVIFALYWVAVTTDRATSWRTGCASAAVLLLSGLLFRPGVERLAENLGVLGWTGAAIALGDALRSRRELLLSYRERAERAERTKEAEAQKRVTEERIRIARELHDVVAHHITLVNAQAGVAHHLMRRDPEHAYQALERIRDTSRAALDELRATVGLLRGRDDGEEPREPTPGLADLPALLDSFRHAGLTVGLERGGPDGELPQLTELTAYRIIQEALTNTHKHAGAGAALVRLETGAAALTITVTDDGNGRGGGPGTGHGMIGMHERARSAGGTLSAGPRPGGGFRVHAELPLRPKG is encoded by the coding sequence ATGATCGAACGGTACCGGGACTGGCAGCGGATGCGGCCCGCCCTCGCCGACGTCATCGCCACCCTCATCTGCCTGGCGATCGGCGTGCCGATCGCCCTGACCACCGCCTACCAGCAGCACAAGCGGGTCTCGGTCACCATGGCCGTGCTGCTGCTCTCCTGCCTGCCGCTGCTCGTCCGCAGCCGCTGGCCGATCCCGGTCGCCGCGGCCACCGTGCTGGCCTGCGAGCTCAGCTTCGCGCTCACCCCCGCCGTGGCCTCCACCCCGATCTCGGTGATCTTCGCCCTCTACTGGGTGGCCGTCACCACCGACCGGGCCACCTCCTGGCGCACCGGCTGCGCCTCGGCCGCCGTCCTGCTCCTCTCCGGCCTGCTCTTCCGCCCCGGTGTGGAGCGGCTGGCCGAGAACCTCGGCGTGCTCGGCTGGACCGGCGCCGCCATCGCGCTCGGCGACGCCCTGCGCAGCCGCCGCGAACTGCTGCTCTCCTACCGCGAACGGGCCGAGCGCGCCGAACGCACTAAGGAGGCCGAGGCCCAGAAACGGGTCACCGAGGAGCGGATCCGGATCGCCCGCGAGCTGCACGACGTGGTGGCCCACCACATCACCCTGGTCAACGCCCAGGCCGGCGTCGCCCACCACCTGATGCGCCGTGACCCCGAGCACGCCTACCAGGCGCTGGAGCGGATCCGCGACACCAGCCGGGCCGCCCTGGACGAACTGCGCGCCACCGTCGGCCTGCTGCGCGGACGCGACGACGGCGAGGAGCCGCGCGAGCCCACCCCCGGGCTGGCCGACCTGCCGGCGCTGCTCGACTCCTTCCGGCACGCCGGGCTCACCGTCGGCCTGGAGCGCGGCGGCCCCGACGGCGAACTGCCCCAGCTGACCGAGCTCACCGCCTACCGGATCATCCAGGAGGCGCTGACCAACACCCACAAGCACGCCGGGGCGGGCGCCGCCCTGGTCCGGCTGGAGACCGGCGCCGCGGCCCTGACCATCACCGTCACCGACGACGGGAACGGCCGCGGCGGCGGACCCGGCACCGGCCACGGCATGATCGGCATGCACGAGCGCGCCCGCTCCGC